In the Sedimentisphaera cyanobacteriorum genome, CAATTTTGTATTCGCTAATCTCTTTCGGCGGGGGCTGAGTGTCAGCACAAAATCCGCCTGCTGAAATTATCAGCACCAGCGCAAGCATTTTACGCATAACTTTGCACTCTAACATTTTCAAACCAAAACTCCCATTAAATTTAAAGTCTTTCAGTCTTCAGCTGCTAAGCTATTCTCACATTTTCTCGGCAGCATTTAACAAATTGTCTCTTTCCGTTTTTCCAATTATACAGACTGCTTAGTATCATTCCTGCAGTAAGGTTACAGATTATTTTGGACGTATTCAGCGGCATTGTTGAAAATTGTCATCCCGTCCGCTTCAATATTCTCCGGCAGCCTAGTCCATTGCGGGTGCTGTATTCGTCTTATGAATCGTTCCGGATGCGGCATCAGACCGAGAACCCTTCCTGTGGAATCAGTAAGGCCTGCAATGGAATCCACAGCTCCATTGGGATTGATTGGATAATCGCCTGTTTTGCCGTCTTTATCCACGTAGCGGAAAGCAATATGCCCGTCTTTCTGCAGAGCTTTCAGTGTTCTTGCATCTTTTGTAACAACTTTCCCCTCCCCGTGTGCCATTGGCAAATATATCCTCTGCTCAGGATTTATAAAAACGCATTTTTCTGTGCCGGGCTGGAGATATACCCAATTATCGTAGAATTGGGGGATATCATTGTGCGTTATGCTCACGCTCCTGCAGCCGATTTGGGGTGAGGCAGGAAGAAGACCGGATTTAACAAGCACCTGAAAGCCGTTGCAGATTCCAAGAACCAGTTTGCCCGCTCCCACAAATTCTTCAATTATTTCATACAAATGATGCTCAATCTGGTTTGCCAGAATTCTGCCTGCTGCCACGTCGTCTCCATAGCTGAAGCCTCCCGGGAAAACAAGTATATGGTTTTCCTCGAGCATCGATTTGTTTTTCAGCAGTTCGTTTATATGTACTCTCTCGGCCTTAAAGCCTGCAAGCTCAAGTGCGTATTTTGTTTCTACATCGCAGTTAATCCCTGCTGCCCGCAGAACTAAGCCATTCATCTTACTCATATTTTTCCTGTAGTTTATCAATGCTTATCCAAAGAAAGATTATATCTTCGGCTCGCTTTTATTCAAGTTTTCAACTGAAACCGAGCTTTTAAAAATCACGGCACAGACCGCATTTTTGGTACTTCTCCACCTGCTTATCTGCCCAGCTTGAGAAGCTTCCGTCTTTTATTCTCTCTTTTATAGAAGCGATGAGCCGCTGGAAGAAACGAATGTTGTGTATTGATACAAGAGTAGGCCCGAGCATCTCGCCTACGTTGAAGAAGTGCCTGATTGCAGCTCTGGAAAAATTTCTGCACGCATAGCAGTCGCAGTTATTTTCTATAGGTGAGCTGTCTTTAGTGTGTATTGAGTTTCTAAGCCTTACAGCTCCCGATTGGGTGAAGGCGAAGGCGTTTCTGCCGTTTCGTGTGGGGAGTACGCAGTCGAACATATCCACCCCAGCTTTAACAGCTGCAATTATATCCGGCGGCATACCCACTCCCATAAGGTATCTTGGTTTATCCTCCGGAAGCAGAGTAGCGGTGTGGTTAACTGTTTCAATCATATTTTTATGCCCTTCGCCAACGCTCAGCCCGCCTATTGCATAGCCGGGGAAACCCATTGATACCAGCCCTTCTGCGCATCCGCTGCGAAGGGCGAGGTCTATCCCGCCCTGAACTATACCGAAAAGCAGCTGATCATCTCTTTTGTGGGATTTGAGGCTTTGCTCCGCCCATCTTATGCTTCTGTTTACTGCTGTTTTCAGTCTCTCTTCAGGGCAGGGAAACGGGGTGCATTCATCGAATGCCATTATAATATCAGCCCCGAGTTTGTTTTGTATTTCGATTGAGCTTTCCGGCCCGAGGATATATTTCTTTCCGTCGATGTGGCTTGCAAACTCAACGCCGCTGTCGGTTATTTTGTTGAGGGTGCTCAGGGAGAAAACCTGATAGCCTCCGCTGTCGGTTAGTATGGGTTTATCCCAAGCCATAAGTTTATGCAGGCCGCCCAGTTCTTCAACAATATCCGCTCCCGGGCGGAGCATCATATGGTAGGTGTTGGCCAGAATAATCTGAGAGTCTGTTTCGGTAATCTGTTCCGGCGTAAGCCCTTTAACGCTTCCTCTTGTCCCAACAGGCATAAACACGGGGGTTTCTATTTCCCCGTGGGCAGTTTCTAGTACGCCCGTTCTGGCATGAGAAAATTCATCTTTGGATTTAACTTCAAAAACTTTGCCCAACTCAGTAAATCCTTTCAAGAACTGCTTCAGGGTAATAGTGTTTGAGTATCTGTCTGTAATTATTCCCCTCGACGGCCATCTGTTTTGCTCCATACTGGCACATACCCACATTGTGTCCGAATCCCTTGCCGTCTGCTGCTTTGAGTGTCCCGTTTCGTATTTCAAGCCTGCATACTGTGCTGCGAAATTTTATGCCCGTAGGGTCGGCCGTTAGGCGAAGGTCTTC is a window encoding:
- the purQ gene encoding phosphoribosylformylglycinamidine synthase I, with protein sequence MSKMNGLVLRAAGINCDVETKYALELAGFKAERVHINELLKNKSMLEENHILVFPGGFSYGDDVAAGRILANQIEHHLYEIIEEFVGAGKLVLGICNGFQVLVKSGLLPASPQIGCRSVSITHNDIPQFYDNWVYLQPGTEKCVFINPEQRIYLPMAHGEGKVVTKDARTLKALQKDGHIAFRYVDKDGKTGDYPINPNGAVDSIAGLTDSTGRVLGLMPHPERFIRRIQHPQWTRLPENIEADGMTIFNNAAEYVQNNL
- the tgt gene encoding tRNA guanosine(34) transglycosylase Tgt; amino-acid sequence: MEQNRWPSRGIITDRYSNTITLKQFLKGFTELGKVFEVKSKDEFSHARTGVLETAHGEIETPVFMPVGTRGSVKGLTPEQITETDSQIILANTYHMMLRPGADIVEELGGLHKLMAWDKPILTDSGGYQVFSLSTLNKITDSGVEFASHIDGKKYILGPESSIEIQNKLGADIIMAFDECTPFPCPEERLKTAVNRSIRWAEQSLKSHKRDDQLLFGIVQGGIDLALRSGCAEGLVSMGFPGYAIGGLSVGEGHKNMIETVNHTATLLPEDKPRYLMGVGMPPDIIAAVKAGVDMFDCVLPTRNGRNAFAFTQSGAVRLRNSIHTKDSSPIENNCDCYACRNFSRAAIRHFFNVGEMLGPTLVSIHNIRFFQRLIASIKERIKDGSFSSWADKQVEKYQKCGLCRDF